A genomic segment from Verrucomicrobiota bacterium encodes:
- the hflB gene encoding ATP-dependent zinc metalloprotease FtsH — protein sequence MADENRPKPDRNGDNDEGRGGARHWIIWLLIFGSLPLLIVLREKGPMRPSTITYGKFMALVEEGRLEPGAKITFSPQTSDLREITGKYLATEPDGKPVMGEDGQQKRVPFRIKTFLRGETVERLLDGGKFETEEPNTMLMSLLLTLLPFLLVAAFIYFFFIRQIKMAGKGALSFGKSKARMLSKDKNKVTFKDVAGVEEAKDEVSELVEFLKDPKKFQKLGGRIPKGILMIGAPGTGKTLLAKAIAGEADASFFSISGSDFVEMFVGVGASRVRDMFEQARKNTPCLVFIDEIDAVGRSRGHGLGGGNDEREQTLNALLVEMDGFDTTEGIIIIAATNRPDVLDPALLRPGRFDRQITVNLPDVRGREAILKVHAKNVKLGPDADLSVIARGTPGYSGAELANLLNEAALLAARMNKKSVGMEELEEARDKVRWGRERRTLAMSDEDKKRTAWHEAGHALVNVLLKHTHPLHKVTIIPRGQSLGTTMWLPKDDVWNHQKKEMLDSITMAMAGRIGEEMFSGDISTGAAGDIQQATKMARAMVTQFGMSEKVGMVQYGDSGEFVFLGREMARHKDYSEQMAQQIDAEVKRIIDTSYNEALRLITENRDKLELIAGALLEHETLDGTQVEQIIRTGRFDPPEPPKDVGPMMGAPAGTPLPEVPKPAHPKLPPDLGSAPAPAAV from the coding sequence ATGGCCGACGAAAATCGCCCCAAACCCGACCGCAACGGCGACAACGATGAAGGTCGCGGTGGCGCCCGCCATTGGATCATCTGGTTGCTGATCTTCGGCTCGTTGCCGCTCCTCATCGTGCTGCGCGAGAAGGGACCGATGCGGCCGTCGACCATCACCTACGGCAAGTTCATGGCCCTCGTCGAGGAGGGCCGCCTCGAGCCCGGCGCCAAGATCACCTTCAGCCCGCAGACCTCCGACCTGCGTGAAATCACCGGCAAATACCTCGCCACCGAGCCCGACGGCAAACCCGTGATGGGCGAGGACGGCCAGCAAAAGCGCGTGCCGTTCCGCATCAAGACGTTTCTGCGCGGCGAGACCGTCGAGCGCCTGCTTGACGGCGGCAAGTTCGAAACCGAGGAGCCCAACACGATGCTCATGAGCCTGCTCCTCACGCTGCTCCCTTTCCTGCTCGTCGCGGCATTCATCTACTTCTTCTTCATCCGCCAGATCAAGATGGCCGGCAAAGGCGCGCTCTCCTTCGGCAAGTCCAAGGCGCGCATGCTCAGCAAGGACAAGAACAAGGTCACGTTCAAGGACGTCGCCGGCGTCGAGGAAGCCAAGGACGAAGTCTCCGAACTCGTCGAATTCCTCAAGGATCCCAAGAAATTCCAGAAACTCGGCGGCCGCATCCCCAAGGGCATCCTCATGATCGGCGCGCCCGGCACCGGCAAAACCCTCCTCGCCAAGGCCATCGCCGGCGAGGCCGACGCCAGCTTCTTCAGCATCAGCGGCTCCGACTTCGTCGAGATGTTCGTCGGCGTCGGCGCCAGCCGCGTGCGCGACATGTTCGAACAGGCGCGCAAAAACACCCCCTGCCTCGTGTTCATCGACGAGATCGACGCCGTCGGACGCTCGCGCGGACACGGCCTCGGCGGCGGCAACGACGAGCGCGAACAGACCCTCAACGCCCTCCTCGTCGAGATGGACGGCTTCGACACCACCGAGGGCATCATCATCATCGCCGCGACCAACCGCCCCGACGTCCTCGACCCCGCGCTCCTGCGCCCCGGCCGCTTCGACCGCCAGATCACCGTCAACCTCCCCGACGTGCGCGGCCGCGAAGCCATCCTCAAAGTCCACGCCAAAAACGTGAAACTAGGCCCCGACGCCGACCTCTCCGTCATCGCCCGCGGCACCCCCGGCTACAGCGGCGCCGAACTCGCCAACCTGCTCAACGAAGCCGCCCTCCTCGCCGCCCGCATGAACAAGAAATCCGTGGGCATGGAAGAACTCGAGGAAGCCCGCGACAAAGTCCGCTGGGGCCGCGAACGCCGCACCCTCGCCATGAGCGACGAAGACAAGAAACGCACCGCCTGGCACGAGGCCGGCCACGCCCTCGTCAACGTCCTGCTCAAGCACACGCACCCCCTTCACAAAGTCACCATCATCCCGCGCGGACAATCCCTCGGCACCACCATGTGGCTCCCCAAGGACGACGTGTGGAACCACCAAAAGAAGGAGATGCTCGACAGCATCACCATGGCCATGGCCGGCCGCATCGGCGAGGAGATGTTCTCCGGCGACATCTCCACCGGCGCCGCGGGCGACATCCAGCAAGCCACCAAGATGGCCCGCGCCATGGTCACCCAGTTCGGCATGAGCGAAAAAGTCGGCATGGTCCAATACGGCGACAGCGGCGAGTTCGTCTTCCTCGGCCGCGAAATGGCCCGGCACAAAGACTACTCCGAGCAGATGGCCCAGCAAATCGACGCCGAGGTCAAGCGCATCATCGACACCAGCTACAACGAAGCCCTGCGCCTCATCACCGAGAACCGCGACAAACTCGAACTCATCGCCGGCGCGCTCCTCGAACACGAGACCCTCGACGGCACGCAAGTCGAGCAAATCATCCGCACCGGCCGCTTCGACCCGCCCGAGCCGCCCAAGGACGTCGGCCCCATGATGGGCGCGCCCGCCGGCACACCCCTGCCCGAAGTGCCCAAGCCCGCCCATCCCAAGCTCCCGCCCGACCTCGGCAGCGCCCCCGCCCCGGCTGCGGTCTAA